One Stigmatopora nigra isolate UIUO_SnigA chromosome 1, RoL_Snig_1.1, whole genome shotgun sequence DNA segment encodes these proteins:
- the LOC144196400 gene encoding rho-related GTP-binding protein RhoA-D-like yields the protein MAAIRKKLVIVGDGACGKTCLLIVFSKDQFPEVYVPTVFENYIADIEVDGKQVELALWDTAGQEDYDRLRPLSYPDTDVILMCFSIDSPDSLENIPEKWTPEVKHFCPNVPIILVGNKKDLRNDENTRRELAKMKQEPVKSDEGRDMANRISAFGYLECSAKTKDGVREVFEMATRAALQVRKRKKKNGCVLL from the exons ATGGCAGCCATCAGGAAGAAGTTGGTCATCGTCGGGGATGGCGCCTGCGGGAAAACTTGTCTACTTATCGTCTTCAGTAAGGACCAGTTCCCAGAGGTCTATGTCCCCACTGTGTTTGAGAACTACATCGCTGACATCGAAGTGGACGGCAAACAG GTGGAACTGGCACTGTGGGACACGGCAGGTCAGGAGGACTACGACAGATTGAGGCCTCTCTCCTATCCCGACACAGACGTTATCCTAATGTGTTTCTCCATAGACAGCCCCGACAGTCTTG AAAACATTCCAGAAAAATGGACCCCTGAAGTGAAGCACTTTTGTCCCAATGTCCCCATCATCTTGGTGGGCAACAAGAAAGACCTCCGGAACGACGAGAACACGCGCAGAGAGCTGGCTAAGATGAAACAG GAGCCGGTCAAGTCGGACGAAGGCAGAGACATGGCCAACCGCATCAGCGCTTTTGGGTACCTGGAGTGCTCGGCCAAGACCAAGGATGGCGTGCGGGAGGTGTTCGAGATGGCTACTCGTGCTGCTCTGCAGGTCCGCAAGCGCAAGAAGAAGAATGGCTGCGTGCTCCTGTGA
- the LOC144202774 gene encoding putative helicase mov-10-B.1 produces the protein MPEKSSMPGTSKSGKRAGIQFLVFLKETNRTNSIAKAELKDIYNTEFKARIQESKVPSFGTALHFMKLENKIIVRRDEVHFLPVQRIVVKESHSQKRPWPQKVKNLIAVKDEAPTPDKPLRSAKEEKLNNARLFKEKLMKDRLALVSDKNGITINSDKEFKDGSVWLEVETEQFTVTLDVKNTGTHPVDFMYYAALNKLRCFTLNDERKVTRKNPLLLKPGDSYPIQVNYQFVYAGHYPVRLTFEFKHKSNLFYIMRNIHLHYMDTLGKELKPIAPFKRSCPAAIPELECGVVGGVPPDEESLTELRNVVWLDSYEIPRHMGRSVKSLTQDPLFDQSQVLTFKNYSKRFHKLLYLEEQQMQIDIRKYFIPNSDQEYAIMKRDPANPNLLILEIPGLSENKPSVLRGDKLLVYPQGETKQKYCGCVHKIERNSVKLGFSSTLLNIFLDGMKFVVEFTLNRLILRVEHRAVDFATEFELEKVLLPPASLASKTASNIPRLSFFNRQLANNPEQVKAVCHIVAGTSKPAPYLLFGPPGTGKTVTLVEAIKQIDKLEKNCHILLCAASNSAVDLLCTRILKDHGNKSSVYRMYASSRNPQSVPEEIKACSNLDGDCFIFPSKDKLMTYRIFMTTLINTGRLVSGDFPNGHFTHIFVDEAGQATEPECLIPLAGLLDPKSGQVVLAGDHKQLGPIVTSPLADKYGMGISLLERMMNITSVYQKKNGVLNELFVTQLLQNYRSHKAILAVPNDLFYEGKLEFCGDEIKINSFCNWIHLEKQDFPVIFHGVMGLDEREASSPSFFNRAEIQVLMNYVEKLLRTGGKKGVGKIAPKDIGIIAPYRKQVLKIHQALNKISRNFRSHDMNDLKVGPVEEFQGQERRVILVSTVRSNLDYTDFDKKFNLGFVSNKKRFNVAMTRAQALLIVVGNPEVLSTEDCWKRFIMYCKEAGAYRGYQAAEDDEAVVERYSKLYQRMYSQVEGDANEWHFRAEE, from the exons ATGCCGGAGAAAAGCAGCATGCCTGGAACATCCAAGTCAGGCAAACGGGCCGGCATCCAATTCTTGGTCTTTCTGAAAGAAACGAATCGAACAAACAGTATAGCGAAAGCAGAATTGAAAGACATTTATAACACCGAGTTCAAAGCCAG GATTCAAGAAAGCAAGGTGCCAAGCTTCGGCACCGCCCTCCACTTCATGAAGTtagagaataaaataattgtgCGCAGAGATGAAGTTCACTTCTTACCG GTCCAAAGGATTGTGGTGAAGGAGTCGCATAGCCAAAAGAGACCCTGGCCACAGAAAGTCAAGAATCTGATTGCCGTGAAGGATGAGGCACCAACTCCAGATAAGCCACTGCGTTCAGCGAAGGAAGAAAAGTTGAACAATGCCAGATTGTTCAAGGAAAAGCTTATGAAGGACAG GCTTGCGTTAGTTTCTGATAAAAATGGTATCACCATCAATTCAGACAAAGAGTTTAAGGATGGCTCAGTTTGGTTGGAGGTGGAAACAGAGCAG TTTACTGTGACCCTTGATGTGAAAAACACTGGAACTCATCCTGTGGATTTTATGTACTATGCTGCCTTGAACAAGTTGAGGTGCTTCACTCTGAACGATGAGCGGAAGGTTACCCGAAAAAACCCGCTTTTACTCAAACCAG GTGATAGTTATCCTATCCAGGTTAACTATCAATTTGTGTATGCTGGTCACTATCCCGTGAGATTGACCTTTGAATTTAAGCACAAGTCCAACCTCTTCTATATCATGCGCAACATTCATCTCCATTATATGGACACGCTGGGAAAAGAGCTGAAGCCCATTGCTCCTTTCAAACGCTCCTGTCCTGCTGCTATCCCTGAATTAGAATGCGGAGTTGTGGGAGGAGTTCCACCTGATGA GGAATCATTGACGGAGCTAAGAAACGTAGTCTGGCTTGATTCATATGAGATACCAAGACATATGGGCCGGAGCGTCAAGTCACTGACGCAGGATCCTCTATTTGATCAAAG TCAGGTGCTGACCTTTAAGAACTACTCTAAAAGATTCCATAAGTTATTGTATTTGGAGGAGCAGCAGATGCAAATCGACATTAGGAAATACTTTATACCCAACAGTGACCAAGAATACGCCATTATGAAACGAGATCCAGCCAACCCGAACCTGCTCATTCTGGAG ATACCTGGTTTGTCTGAGAACAAGCCATCTGTGTTGCGTGGGGATAAACTGCTGGTTTATCCTCAAGGAGAAACTAAACAGAAGTATTGTGGCTGTGTCCACAAAATAGAGCGGAACTCTGTCAAACTGGGCTTCAGTTCAAC attgttgaatatttttcttgatGGCATGAAGTTCGTTGTGGAGTTCACACTTAATCGCCTGATTCTTCGAGTGGAGCACAGAGCTGTGGATTTTGCAACTGAGTTTGAACTGGAAAAGGTGTTGTTACCACCAGCTAGCCTCGCCTCAAAAACGGCATCAAACATCCCTAGACTCAG CTTCTTTAACAGACAGTTAGCCAACAACCCTGAGCAAGTGAAAGCTGTTTGTCATATCGTCGCCGGCACATCCAAACCTGCTCCTTACTTGCTTTTTGGACCACCTGGTACAG GAAAAACCGTTACATTGGTGGAGGCCATCAAACAGATTgacaaactggaaaaaaactgcCACATTCTTCTCTGCGCTGCGTCCAACAGTGCTGTGGATCTCCTCTGCACCAGGATACTGAAGGACCATGGAAATAAGAGCAGTGTCTACCGCATGTATGCTAGCAGCCGTAACCCGCAAAGTGTCCCCGAGGAAATCAAG GCATGCTCTAACCTGGATGGAGATTGTTTCATTTTCCCTTCTAAAGACAAACTGATGACGTATCGAATCTTCATGACGACTTTGATCAACACTGGAAG GTTGGTCTCAGGAGATTTCCCAAATGGTCATTTCACTCATATTTTTGTTGATGAAGCTGGACAAGCTACGGAGCCAGAATGTTTGATCCCATTAGCTG GACTGTTGGATCCAAAGTCTGGTCAGGTTGTTCTCGCTGGAGACCACAAGCAGCTGGGACCAATTGTGACATCCCCTCTTGCGGACAAATACGGAATGG GCATTTCACTCTTGGAGCGAATGATGAACATCACCTCAGTGTACCAAAAGAAGAATGGTGTGTTGAATGAACTCTTTGTCACCCAACTGCTACAAAATTACAG GTCCCACAAAGCCATTCTGGCGGTTCCCAATGATCTCTTCTATGAAGGGAAGTTGGAGTTCTGCGGTGacgaaataaaaataaattccttCTGTAATTGGATTCATCTAGAAAAACAG GACTTCCCGGTGATTTTCCATGGGGTGATGGGATTGGATGAGCGCGAGGCTAGCAGCCCATCCTTCTTCAATAGAGCGGAGATTCAGGTTTTGATGAATTACGTAGAGAAACTGCTGCGGACGGGTGGCAAAAAAGGCGTAGGCAAGATCGCTCCCAAAGACATCGGCATCATTGCTCCTTACCGGAAACAA GTGCTGAAAATCCATCAGGCCCTCAACAAAATTTCAAGGAACTTTCGATCTCATGACATGAATGACCTGAAG GTCGGTCCGGTGGAGGAGTTCCAAGGTCAGGAGAGAAGAGTGATCTTGGTGTCGACGGTCCGAAGCAACCTCGACTACACCGATTTTGACAAGAAATTTAACCTTGGCTTTGTTAGCAACAAAAAG AGGTTCAATGTGGCAATGACTCGAGCCCAAGCACTCTTGATTGTCGTAGGAAACCCAGAGGTACTTAGCACTGAAGACTGTTGGAAGAG GTTCATTATGTACTGTAAAGAAGCAGGTGCCTACCGCGGGTACCAGGCTGCAGAGGATGATGAAGCTGTGGTCGAAAGGTATTCGAAGCTTTACCAAAGGATGTACTCTCAAG TGGAAGGTGACGCAAATGAATGGCACTTTCGAGCTGAGGAGTAA
- the LOC144201269 gene encoding protein Wnt-2b isoform X2 → MQAIGEGTKEWIRECQHQFRHHRWNCSTLERDHSVFGRVLLRSSREAAFVYAISSAGVVYALTRACSQGELKMCNCDPHKRGRHKDERGEFDWGGCSDNINYGIRFAKAFIDAKERTVRDARALMNLHNNRCGRTAVKRFMKLECKCHGVSGSCTLRTCWMAMSDFRKTGDYLRRKYNGAIEVTMNQDGTGFTVANKAFRKATKNDLVYFENSPNYCLPDKSAGIIGTAGRLCNKTSHSPDGCEVMCCGRGYDTTRVLQLTKCECKFKWCCAVQCKDCMEAVDVHTCKAPKRAEWLDKT, encoded by the exons ATGCAGGCCATTGGAGAAGGTACAAAGGAATGGATCAGAGAGTGTCAGCACCAATTCAGACACCATCGCTGGAACTGCAGCACTCTAGAACGAGATCACTCTGTGTTCGGTCGTGTCCTCCTGAGAA GCAGCCGTGAAGCAGCTTTCGTCTACGCCATCTCCTCTGCTGGGGTGGTGTATGCACTTACTCGTGCGTGCAGCCAGGGCGAACTTAAAATGTGCAATTGTGATCCACACAAACGCGGTCGACACAAGGATGAGCGAGGAGAATTCGACTGGGGTGGCTGTAGTGATAATATCAACTATGGCATCAGGTTTGCCAAGGCATTCATAGATGCCAAAGAGAGGACAGTCCGTGATGCACGGGCGCTCATGAACCTGCACAACAACCGCTGTGGCAGAACT GCCGTGAAGCGTTTTATGAAGCTGGAGTGCAAATGTCATGGTGTGAGTGGCTCTTGCACTTTGCGAACATGCTGGATGGCCATGTCAGACTTtagaaagaccggcgactatcTGAGGCGGAAATATAACGGTGCAATCGAGGTGACGATGAATCAAGACGGAACAGGCTTCACCGTCGCCAATAAAGCTTTTCGGAAGGCCACCAAGAATGACCTTGTCTACTTTGAAAACTCACCCAATTATTGTCTGCCGGATAAATCAGCAG GTATCATCGGCACCGCCGGGAGGCTGTGCAACAAGACATCGCACAGCCCAGATGGATGTGAGGTTATGTGTTGTGGACGGGGTTATGACACCACCAGAGTCCTGCAATTGACCAAGTGCGAGTGCAAATTCAAATGGTGCTGCGCCGTGCAGTGCAAAGACTGCATGGAGGCTGTGGATGTGCACACATGCAAAGCTCCTAAGCGAGCTGAATGGTTGGACAAGACCTGA
- the LOC144201269 gene encoding protein Wnt-2b-A isoform X1, with the protein MFTINGILSAQAAPIVSRGPRGVSSKSRQNPRVTSRIYFACVLLLLLVTPRVESSWWYIGALGARVICDNIPALVNKQRQLCQRHPDIMQAIGEGTKEWIRECQHQFRHHRWNCSTLERDHSVFGRVLLRSSREAAFVYAISSAGVVYALTRACSQGELKMCNCDPHKRGRHKDERGEFDWGGCSDNINYGIRFAKAFIDAKERTVRDARALMNLHNNRCGRTAVKRFMKLECKCHGVSGSCTLRTCWMAMSDFRKTGDYLRRKYNGAIEVTMNQDGTGFTVANKAFRKATKNDLVYFENSPNYCLPDKSAGIIGTAGRLCNKTSHSPDGCEVMCCGRGYDTTRVLQLTKCECKFKWCCAVQCKDCMEAVDVHTCKAPKRAEWLDKT; encoded by the exons atgttcactaTCAACGGGATTCTGAGCGCACAGGCAGCCCCGATTGTGAGTCGCGGTCCCCGGGGGGTGTCATCCAAATCAAGGCAGAATCCGAGAGTCACTTCCAGGATATATTTTGcatgtgttttgctgcttttgctGGTCACACCACGAGTGGAATCTTCATGGTG GTACATCGGTGCATTGGGTGCCCGTGTCATCTGCGACAACATCCCTGCCTTAGTGAACAAGCAGCGGCAACTATGCCAGCGCCACCCCGACATAATGCAGGCCATTGGAGAAGGTACAAAGGAATGGATCAGAGAGTGTCAGCACCAATTCAGACACCATCGCTGGAACTGCAGCACTCTAGAACGAGATCACTCTGTGTTCGGTCGTGTCCTCCTGAGAA GCAGCCGTGAAGCAGCTTTCGTCTACGCCATCTCCTCTGCTGGGGTGGTGTATGCACTTACTCGTGCGTGCAGCCAGGGCGAACTTAAAATGTGCAATTGTGATCCACACAAACGCGGTCGACACAAGGATGAGCGAGGAGAATTCGACTGGGGTGGCTGTAGTGATAATATCAACTATGGCATCAGGTTTGCCAAGGCATTCATAGATGCCAAAGAGAGGACAGTCCGTGATGCACGGGCGCTCATGAACCTGCACAACAACCGCTGTGGCAGAACT GCCGTGAAGCGTTTTATGAAGCTGGAGTGCAAATGTCATGGTGTGAGTGGCTCTTGCACTTTGCGAACATGCTGGATGGCCATGTCAGACTTtagaaagaccggcgactatcTGAGGCGGAAATATAACGGTGCAATCGAGGTGACGATGAATCAAGACGGAACAGGCTTCACCGTCGCCAATAAAGCTTTTCGGAAGGCCACCAAGAATGACCTTGTCTACTTTGAAAACTCACCCAATTATTGTCTGCCGGATAAATCAGCAG GTATCATCGGCACCGCCGGGAGGCTGTGCAACAAGACATCGCACAGCCCAGATGGATGTGAGGTTATGTGTTGTGGACGGGGTTATGACACCACCAGAGTCCTGCAATTGACCAAGTGCGAGTGCAAATTCAAATGGTGCTGCGCCGTGCAGTGCAAAGACTGCATGGAGGCTGTGGATGTGCACACATGCAAAGCTCCTAAGCGAGCTGAATGGTTGGACAAGACCTGA